The Lepeophtheirus salmonis chromosome 1, UVic_Lsal_1.4, whole genome shotgun sequence genome has a segment encoding these proteins:
- the LOC121123228 gene encoding ankyrin repeat domain-containing protein 54 translates to MDSGVDTEPESTPVPPPRLPNNVSTGGESSAPPSASATPEPTSLITTNPSEDGYLGDCSSDGGNEKNFPMPSDLFGRFDVEDPPAGIAFEHVKSVSSNGYARTSHSRKMKHLCYNHHHTRSFRHHSHSEWTAMKTTLAEKRLRTAVGLNDEEAVRRLCKSANPNSADVHRRTGLHIAAAKGYAPVVSALLEAGADPNQKDALGNTALHLAACTNHIDVVTLLLRAGTNVTTLDNNGRTPIQLAQSKLKLLQKTSSGGQEMSKVKAEVGQVLEMMREYLTKTGIDAYDDLLNNFSSRFNLHQTLDQVNIDLQDLLDSLGNLSLKKSS, encoded by the exons ATGGATTCAGGCGTAGATACTGAGCCTGAATCAACTCCAGTGCCTCCTCCTCGATTACCCAACAATGTTTCAACAGGTGGTGAATCAAGTGCTCCTCCTTCCGCCTCCGCTACACCAGAGCCCACTTCATTAATTACAACAAATCCTTCTGAAGATGGTTATCTAGGGGACTGCTCATCAGACGGTGGAAATGAAAAGAACTTTCCCATGCCCTCTGATCTTTTTGGTCGTTTTGATGTGGAGGATCCACCTGCCGGAATTGCTTTTGAGCATGTTAAATCTGTTAGTTCCAATGGGTATGCGAGGACTAGTCACTCAcgaaaaatgaaacatttatgttataatCATCATCACACAAGATCCTTCCGACATCATTCCCACTCGGAATGGACTGCTATGAAAACAACTCTGGCTGAAAAACGACTTCGTACGGCTGTGGGACTAAATGATGAGGAAGCAGTCCGACGTCTTTGTAAATCCGCCAACCCTAATTCTGCTGATGTGCACAGAAGAACAGGTCTTCATATAGCAGCTGCAAAAGGCTATGCCCCTGTTGTCAGTGCCCTTCTTGAAGCGGGTGCAGATCCAAATCAAAAGGATGCTCTCGGAAATACAGCTTTACATTTAGCAGCATGCACCAATCATATTGATGTAGTCACATTACTCCTTAGGGCTGGAACCAACGTCACCACTCTTGATAATAACGGTCGTACTCCCATTCAACTAGCTCAGTCAAAACTCAAGTTACTTCAAAAGACCTCAAGTGGAGGACAAGAGATGTCAAAA GTGAAAGCCGAGGTCGGTCAAGTTCTTGAAATGATGCGAGAATACTTGACTAAAACGGGTATTGATGCTTACGATGACcttctcaataatttttcaagtcGTTTCAATCTACATCAGACTCTGGATCAAGTTAACATCGACCTTCAGGATCTTTTAGATTCCTTAGGGAATCTCAGTTTAAAAAAGAGCTCGTAA
- the LOC121123238 gene encoding uncharacterized protein, translating into MPKQVGKKNSIEMGDSWMDEATNLVKCPYQPSHKILPERFALHLIRCRKSILADKTSPFYKAALDVNICQFDTTHHIRGGIEKLHEHIKECPTALALQKPVKKVEVPEWKKVRTSVNIQKTNVEEDWDTEENIGTYNPVNKLLANPNMILNPQGLTKSERKIFRQNQREYCSLNSKEKDKAGFDQMWVPPIAEDK; encoded by the coding sequence atgcccaaacaagtaggaaaaaaaaattccatcgaGATGGGAGACTCCTGGATGGATGAGGCAACGAATCTTGTCAAGTGTCCCTATCAACCAAGTCATAAGATCCTTCCAGAGCGATTTGCTCTTCATTTGATACGTTGTAGGAAGTCCATATTAGCAGACAAGACATCCCCTTTCTACAAAGCCGCCCTTGATGTCAACATTTGCCAATTTGACACTACTCATCATATCCGTGGAGGAATTGAAAAGCTTCATGAACATATAAAGGAGTGTCCTACTGCCTTAGCACTCCAAAAACCAGTTAAAAAGGTCGAAGTCCCCGAATGGAAAAAAGTAAGGACAAGTGtgaatattcaaaaaactaatGTGGAAGAAGATTGGGATACAGAAGAGAATATTGGAACTTATAACCCTGTGAATAAACTACTTGCCAATCCTAACATGATACTAAATCCACAAGGGCTGACTAAGTCGGAAAGGAAAATATTCCGACAGAATCAGCGGGAATATTGTAGCCtaaattctaaagaaaaagaCAAGGCTGGCTTTGATCAAATGTGGGTTCCTCCCATTGctgaagataaataa
- the LOC121123216 gene encoding malonyl-CoA decarboxylase, mitochondrial has product MSFHGIRINMGKLLLKKFMNNYSLQRQRSTQYLLMNNHQEIWTHPFAEAFSTTPSINSIIKSEPNQNESLDSIQKSVQELMGLRTHKTSGITVEKKVRNFCDLYLELASESNEVKCSFLEGLAQNYDINKDEVKSIASQYIENPETEKFSRLEETLRSSLIPPYIWLFQKIAQLNGGVKFLVDLRSDLITLSPSNTRFLNSQLKTLLGHWFAVGFLELQQVTWGSSCAMLQKISDYEAVHPIRNWTDLKSRVGEYRRCFVYTHRSMPEEPIVVLHVALSADSVPGDISQVVKHYRKIRKFASMDVSFSSTHRSKLDIGYEDPDLCNVATFYSITSTQKGLKGIELGTQLIKQAVISLSEEFPKMKTFSTLSPIPGFKSWLLSTLHSVNRKEIPLEALFTESEISALELTNKLPDLISLIKADKWVDTEELQYLLELPFMRLCSRYLYIEKHRQNALDSVANFHLRNGATLWRLNWKGDTSIRGLSNSCGMMVNYRYFMDKLEINSTTYQETHLIDIGDQVHQLSTQAKSLMNEK; this is encoded by the exons ATGAGTTTTCATggtataagaataaatatggGAAAGCTCCTCCTGAAGAAATTCATGAACAATTATTCTCTTCAGAGACAACGTTCTACTCAATATCTCCTCATGAATAACCATCAGGAAATCTGGACTCATCCCTTTGCTGAAGCTTTCTCAACGACTCCCTCCattaattctataataaaatcAGAACCCAATCAGAATGAAAGTTTGGATTCCATTCAGAAATCCGTTCAGGAATTAATGGGTCTAAGAACCCATAAAACAAGTGGGATTACGgtggaaaaaaaagttcgaaaTTTTTGTGATTTGTATCTTGAGCTTGCATCAGAGTCTAATGAAGTCAAGTGCTCTTTCTTAGAAGGACTTGCTCAGAATtatgatattaacaaggatGAAGTCAAATCCATTG CATCTCAATACATTGAAAATCCTGAAACTGAAAAGTTTTCCAGGCTTGAAGAAACTCTTCGATCCTCTTTGATACCACCATATATATggctatttcaaaaaattgctcaacTCAATGGTGGTGTGAAATTTTTGGTGGATCTTCGTTCAGATTTGATCACTTTGTCTCCATCCAATACaagatttttaaattcacaACTAAAGACGCTCCTAGGTCACTGGTTTGCTGTAGGATTTTTAGAACTTCAGCAAGTTACATGGGGATCTTCATGTGCGATGCTGCAAAAAATTTCTGACTACGAGGCTGTGCATCCAATTAGGAATTGGACAGATTTAAAA tctcGAGTGGGTGAATATCGTAGATGTTTTGTGTATACACATAGGTCAATGCCTGAAGAGCCCATAGTTGTTCTTCACGTTGCTCTCAGTGCAGACTCTGTACCAGGGGATATAAGTCAAGTTGTGAAGCATTAtcgaaaaattagaaaatttgcaTCCATGGATGTTTCATTTAGCTCTACACATAGATCAAAACTAGACATAGGATATGAGGACCCAGATCTCTGTAACGTTGCAACGTTTTACTCCATTACATCTACACAAAAGGGGTTAAAAG GTATTGAATTGGGGACACAGTTGATTAAACAAGCTGTAATTTCTCTCTCTGAAGAATTCCCAAAAATGAAAACGTTCTCGACGTTAAGTCCAATTCCTGGATTCAAGTCTTGGCTTCTGAGCACATTACATTCTGTTAATCGTAAAGAAATACCCCTTGAAGCACTTTTTACAGAGTCGGAGATATCTGCTCTTGAGCTAACTAATAAACTCCCAGACTTGATTTCTCTCATCAAAGCAGATAAATGGGTTGACACTGAAGAATTGCAGTATTTGCTTGAGCTTCCTTTCATGAGACTCTGTTCCAGATACTTATACATAGAAAAACATCGCCAAAATGCACTTGATTCTGTTGCAAACTTTCACCTAAGGAATGGCGCCACTCTCTGGCGACTTAATTGGAAAGGGGACACATCCATTCGAGGACTCTCCAATTCATGCGGCATGATGGTGAATTACAGATACTTTATGGATAAACTTGAGATCAACTCTACAACATATCAAGAGACCCATTTGATTGACATCGGTGATCAAGTGCATCAATTATCGACACAAGCCAAATCtcttatgaatgaaaaataa
- the LOC121123205 gene encoding uncharacterized protein has protein sequence MKTLFWNNILILLFFYLNTASEAQVLYTHSSVYPKKHCPKGVYSGLLNDKEEPDGNGTYNCNRYHYSGQWARGKRNGQGLTQFSNGDLHAGNYFMDKFHGYGDFEWKNGRRYVGQFRDGKRDGRGEMTFPNGDKYIGDWVQGVRTGHGFYTFKKSGNRYKGNYVKGRKTGFGIFWWTSGRYNGSKYVGEFINDRRHGGNETYYYSNGDVFIGAWKNGKQNGPGVLKFQNGNKMQGNWVKGNLEGETFFIFPNGERYKGNFVGGSRNGDWIKTNSAPVDLQAFYSSKMKKNTLRVIA, from the exons ATGAAAACTctattttggaataatatacTCATTCTACTATTCTTCTACTTGAATACTGCATCTGAGGCCCAAGTTCTCTATACTCAT TCCTCAGTTTATCCCAAAAAACATTGTCCCAAAGGGGTTTACTCTGGACTATTGAACGATAAGGAAGAACCTGATGGCAATGGAACCTATAATTGTAATAGATATCATTACTCTGGACAATGGGCACGAGGAAAACGAAACGGGCAAGGATTAACACAGTTTTCAAATGGAGATCTTCATGcaggaaattattttatggacAAGTTCCATGGCTATGGAGattttgaatggaaaaatgGAAGAAGATATGTGGGACAGTTTAGAGATGGAAAAAGGGACGGAAGGG GGGAAATGACATTCCCAAACGGAGATAAGTATATTGGAGATTGGGTTCAAGGGGTTCGTACAGGACATGGTTTTTAtacgtttaaaaaaagtggaaatcGATACAAGGGAAATTACGTTAAGGGACGTAAAACGGGGTTTGGAATATTTTGGTGGACTTCAGGTCGTTACAATGGCTCTAAATATGTTGGAGAATTTATTAATGATAGGAGACATGGTGGTAATGAAACGTACTACTATAGCAATGGTGATGTTTTTATCGGTGCATGGAAAAATGGAAAGCAGAATGGCCCAGGTgttcttaaatttcaaaatggaaaCAAAATGCAAGGGAATTGGGTAAAAGGAAATTTGGAGGGAGaaactttcttcatttttccaaaTGGGGAGCGTtataaaggaaattttgttGGGGGATCACGAAATGGAGATTGGATCAAAACTAATTCGGCACCTGTAGATCTCCAGGCTTTTTACTcatctaaaatgaaaaaaaatacattaagagTAATAgcttaa